The Streptococcus oralis Uo5 genome includes a window with the following:
- a CDS encoding restriction endonuclease subunit S, whose product MPWLTKAMSNIHTKNSSLNRKSRFNEMFGDPVFNEMRWRRCKLKDISVEKLAYGSGASAIDFSGLRYIRITDIDECGNLKPDKKSPNHYEEKYLLNTGDILFARSGATVGKTFLYSKEKYGPALFAGYLIRLIPNLSLVNPVFVYHFTNTKFYKEFIAKVQNTVAQPNINAKQYSELDFILPPLALQNEFADFVAQVDKSQFACGIVIKLWRNSLKSSII is encoded by the coding sequence ATGCCATGGTTAACCAAAGCAATGTCAAACATTCACACCAAAAATTCATCTCTTAACCGCAAATCCCGATTTAACGAGATGTTTGGGGATCCTGTTTTTAATGAAATGAGATGGAGAAGATGTAAGTTAAAGGATATATCAGTAGAAAAATTGGCTTACGGATCAGGGGCATCAGCAATTGACTTTTCAGGATTAAGATATATTCGTATAACTGATATTGATGAATGTGGAAACTTAAAACCTGACAAAAAATCACCTAATCATTATGAAGAGAAATATTTATTAAACACTGGGGATATATTATTCGCTCGAAGCGGAGCTACAGTTGGAAAAACTTTTTTATATTCGAAAGAGAAGTATGGTCCAGCACTATTTGCGGGATACTTGATTAGACTAATTCCTAATCTTTCATTAGTAAACCCTGTTTTCGTTTATCACTTTACAAATACAAAGTTCTATAAAGAATTTATTGCTAAAGTTCAGAATACAGTTGCACAACCAAATATCAATGCAAAACAATATAGTGAATTAGATTTCATCCTCCCCCCTCTAGCCCTCCAAAACGAATTCGCAGACTTTGTGGCTCAGGTCGACAAATCACAATTTGCTTGTGGGATAGTTATAAAACTGTGGAGAAATAGCTTAAAATCTAGTATAATATAG